In Streptomyces sp. NBC_01426, one genomic interval encodes:
- a CDS encoding YhjD/YihY/BrkB family envelope integrity protein: protein MTPKPRPLHDRLQASLAGLAWSRGRQMELMHRAMGFAALGFLTLVPLLVVVAAAAPGSGYGFGRWLGQALGVTASSRARVEVLFGSADLALERTTAFGLAALAVFGLTFGSAVQTGYEKVWDLPTARWHTMWRHVVWLALLVCYLAMLVGIPSPPHDLLGSLVGTITDLAGTVLFFWSSQRLLLGGRVRWRALLPGAVATSIGLLGLRVFSQLVFSPLIASNAVTYGPFGTLLVVQSWLVGVGFVVYGGALVGRLLHERLTLRRLHRSGLPPE from the coding sequence GTGACCCCGAAGCCCCGGCCGCTGCACGACCGCCTCCAGGCCTCCCTCGCCGGGCTGGCCTGGAGCCGGGGTCGTCAGATGGAGCTGATGCACCGGGCGATGGGCTTCGCTGCCCTCGGGTTCCTCACGCTGGTGCCGCTGCTGGTGGTCGTCGCGGCCGCCGCCCCCGGCAGTGGTTACGGCTTCGGCCGCTGGCTGGGCCAGGCGCTGGGCGTGACGGCTTCCTCGCGGGCCCGGGTCGAGGTGCTGTTCGGATCCGCCGATCTGGCACTGGAGCGGACGACGGCCTTCGGGCTCGCCGCGCTCGCCGTGTTCGGCCTGACCTTCGGTTCGGCCGTGCAGACCGGGTACGAGAAGGTGTGGGACCTGCCCACGGCCCGCTGGCACACCATGTGGCGGCACGTGGTGTGGCTCGCCCTGCTGGTCTGCTACCTCGCGATGCTCGTCGGGATCCCCTCCCCGCCCCACGACCTGCTCGGCAGCCTGGTCGGCACGATCACCGACCTGGCGGGCACCGTGCTGTTCTTCTGGTCCTCCCAGCGGCTCCTGCTGGGAGGACGCGTCCGCTGGCGCGCCCTGCTCCCGGGAGCGGTGGCCACCAGCATCGGCCTGCTCGGTCTCCGGGTCTTCTCGCAGCTGGTGTTCTCCCCGTTGATCGCCTCGAACGCGGTGACCTACGGCCCCTTCGGCACCCTGCTCGTCGTCCAGTCCTGGCTGGTCGGGGTCGGCTTCGTGGTGTACGGCGGCGCCCTCGTCGGCCGCCTGCTCCACGAACGCCTCACCCTGCGCCGGCTCCACCGCTCGGGCCTTCCGCCGGAGTAG